The DNA segment CATGTGTCAGTGATTTGCTTCCAGCAGTGTACACCTATCCTGCAATACCAGCTTTgtaaagaagaaagcaatattTGTCTTCTGTGTTGGATAGACCTGTTGCTTAGCTGGTGCACAGTTTGATTCTCCCattgaaaatgctttctgagtTTGCAAATAAATTGTTCTAAAATGCACTCAGAGGAAAgcctgtattttttattaattttataaaactttCCACTGCAAAACCAGTATGAAATTCAGTCGGTTCATTCTTTCTGCCACCTTCAGGTTGAGAGTTTTGTTTGCCAGTCTTTTCTCCCAATACAAATGCTGCAGTAGGTTTAAATCTTTTTGTCAGATTGCTCAGATGAGTAATCTCACTGGTGTGTCTTGCAGTGTAGGTGCTGAGCCTGAGCATCATCAGTTCACATTGGCTTCTGGGGATGTTCAGAGGCTGTCAAAGCTCAGGTCAGTGGCAAATGTTGGAAAAAATTGTATTGCAGTCACAGAGCACTGTGCTCTTCCTCggtatttaaaagaacaataCAGATTCCTGTCTTAGATTCCAGTTTAGGAAACCACTTAGGCACATATATAAGCCTTGCCATCTTGAATGCAGCCTGTCTTGTCTGTTCAGATACACAAGGAATGTGTATATGTGAAAAAAGTTCTGGAAGGCTTCCTTGGGGGtgtcttttgctgttttcattgaTCCCACGTGCACAGACTCAGCTTTGTAAGTGCAAGGGAGTTTAGGTGCAAGTGGAAGAATCGGGCTCCAAGGCTACTACAAAAGACATAAAGAAAGGAGAGGTGAATgctacataaataaataataaagtaaaataaaataaaataaaatacctgatGCTTCAACATGTGTGTTCAGTTGCTCCTGGTATGAGcaagggaaaaattaaacaataaaatagcaaaaaggaAGCTCATAATtagatgttatttattttatgcagaTTATTATCTTAAAGGGCAgcagaaaaatggcatttttcaggTAGTGTTTGGtaaactaccaaaaaaaaaaatctgctttgccTGACCAGAGTTAGTTTAAGTGTGGCTACAAGGGaaagttgggatttttttcaatagGCAAGGGCAAAACTTAGAGAGTCACAGATaacaatatttaaattcagGCAAGGGATGGGTAGCTGGAAAACATGAATTGTCCAATGTGAAGTCCCAGTCTCAGTGATTTAGATAGAAAAGCTCTGGTGgtcaaaatttttcttcctaagaaaCAGAAGGTCTGTTGTGTAACAGGTTGccatacataattttttaattttagttattttttgttAGGATTTTTCTTAGTTTCATCTgcgttttcttttttcttttaataagcCAAGACAACACTTGGCACTCATTCTGATTTCAGACTTGTTACAGATATTGTACAACTTCATCAAAACCCATGTAGTTATTTTCTGGCAAAATCAGGCCCCTTGATATGTTTCATTAGAAACAGCTCTGAAGGGATTagtttctctttcctcctcccctcaagATGCAGAGTGGTTGTCTAACAGTACttagctttatttatttttcattaccatgtaatttatatttaattaagaTGCAGATATATCTGCACAGTGTGTGCACAGGATGGCTAGTGGTCTGCTTTAAAATTGTATGGATATGCAAAACCTTTACCTTGGCAtatgctgcctttctgcagcgCGGTTGAAATGTGTACTTCACAGTGAAGCCAGACTGTTTCTTTGCGACAGGCTTTATTAATCCTAGTCTTTTGATTGCCAGCACACTGAATATGCTCAGGCACTACTGAGATCCTTCCTAGACGTGGATGTGTCAGTATGGTGGTGTGTGTGTCGCTAAGGCTGCGTATTTTTCATGCTTCGGGAAGTGAGTTTCAGAACGCCAGTGGAACCAAAGGTGCTGAAATGATAGTGTATTTCAGAGCAGTggtgcaaagcaaaaaaaggggaaacctaacctttttctcctctctcatTTAGCAGGAGAGATGAAGAAATGGCTTTGACTAAGCATGAAAATGAGGATatattaatttctgcaaaactcCAGCAGACTTTGACTGGCTTGGATGAAGATTTAGAAGGTAAGTAAATACGTTTCCTCTCAAGTACAAAAAAGAGAGGCAGAGCCAGTAGATGCAGTCGAAGAGACATCTGCATATTTTTCACTAAGGTTGCTGGGAACAACTCACAGGTCTGAGGCAGAATGTGGTCTACCCAGTGTCTGCTCTCTATTTACTTCTGGGGCAGCCACTCTTCATAGACTCACACTGAATGTTTTTCAAGCTGCTTATGAGATTGTCATTGTATTTCCATGTCTGCTACCAAAAAGAGATGAACAGCAGTTTATGGACACATTTTATGGGCCAAATTTGGTATaatttcattgacttcagtgaagctAAATCAGTTGTGAATGTAGCTCTGTGTTTAAGGAACAATGtctctgttttgtattttattgtgaCAACGTGGAGAATGGGGGGACATTTTTGTATCCAGTGCCTCCTCTGCATTagcatgcatattttaaagttaagaattgaaaaacatgaaaagaaacagtgggAAGAGATAAAATGTCATATTGtgctcctctttttcctacTGTGAATAGAAGTATTCCTCTATTAATGGTTTGTCACCAAATGATGTTGAAAACTTAAACTTCCcatctttatttcagtatttctgcagtggACTTGATTCTGATTTAATGCCTGTGAGCTCTCTAACACTGCAGTTTCTTAGCTTCTGTGTTGTAACCCTTGATTTATACCAGCAAATTTGAGAGGAGAGTTAAGCTTCTTGCACAATGAGGCTTCTGGAGTGACTGGTAATGAAGGGTGagaagaatggagaaaaaatgcaagtactgtttctttgtttgcttgctCAAGGAAATCCTTCAGCTGGGCTGTTATTACTAACCAGGTCTGGGAAACATAATTTGGAGTTGCTCgctgtttctcagaaatgtttctccttTGGAGTCATGTGGTGAAATGTTTATCACTGAGAGAAGTTAGTCAAAGATAAGGTCTGAACAAtagattaaattctgctttcagctgcatttgTATGTTTCCCACTGGCTGAAGCAGGAGGACTGCAGGAATATATGGCTGATCCTAATCAGCAACGAGACAATAAAAAAGACCCAGATCTCTCCTTTTTTGTAATACAGGCATAAATATATTCCTGTTGCTTTCAGTGTAACTAAAATACCTGATCCGCTTAAGCTTGTACTGGCTTCTTGTGTAATTTAAAGTCATATTGCCTAAATACTGCCTACATATAATGTTGTATGTGTATTTTGCAGCAGTGGATGGTATAAGTGTCTCTGACTCCAAGCATATCAATGAAGTGTTGAGCCCACATAGAAGAAAAGTTGAGGCTGCCCAAGATCTTACTGTTTCTATTCCAGTAACAGTCATAGATGATGCTCCAGAAGTTAGCACCTCTAACTCCGCTGGAAATCAAGAGACAGAGACAAGGGTTTCACAAAATATCTCAGCTGTTAATACAGGAAACTTTACCAATAAAAACAACAATGCAGGTTCCTTTGATAAGGGACACACAGATGAGGGAGCTGTATGCATATCCAAGGACCTAATACATCAGCAACCATCAGAAAGTGAATTCAGTCACTTGCCTGTGGAACAGAGGAGAGATATATTTGAATCTCTCACATCCTCCTTcgaaaaaagaagtgaaaagaacTTAAGACTGGACCCCCCCAACAAACATGGTGGGAAGTCTGAGGACTGTAAATCTAAGCTGACTCCGTCTCACTCCAAGGCCACCGCTGAAATCAGtacagcaaaagagaagataaaTTCATTTAATGAATGTAGTAATAGGGAAagagttctgaaaaaaagtagATCAGAATTAGAAATCAAATGGCCACCAGCAAAAAAAGTTGAAGTAGAAGAAGTCACATCAACACCCACATGGTATCATCGTGCCCAGAATTCAGGAACAAACTACGAACCTAAAATGGGTTTGACAACCTTTAAAGTTGTCCCTCCCAAAcctgaagtaaaacattttgataGAGGAGTTTCGCTTTCCGCTGGTGCCATTAAGATAGATGAACTGGGCAACCTTATAGGCGCAAATGCCAGTGCCTGTAAGCACATACCGGGTACCTCTACTGACGAAAGTGAGGAAATTCATCTTGGGAAAGTGAAGGCATTCTGGAGGTCAAGTTCtatggaaaagcaaagtgaTGACTTGGCTGAGCATCTTCCTAAAAAGTCAGCAGTCACCGCAAACTCTAAGCCCTTTACTATGAAACACGAACACAAACCTGTCTGTCTTGCAGCTCCAAAACCTGTAGCACCACAAACTGTTAATACCCAGGTAGCTGAAAGACAGTCTGAGAATGAAAGGACCAAACCACCTCTTCCAGTTACACAGTCTCAGGTAACACCATTAGTGACCACAACCATTAATAAGGACAGGCTGGAGCTTCCATTTGTAAAGCCACATAGGAGAACTTCAAGTCAGTATGTTGCCTCTGCTATTGCAAGACACATCAACATAACTACTTTTAAATCTGACCCTGTGGAATATCATGAGAAAGACGAAAATAAGCAAGGGGCAGGAGAGGTTAAAACTGAAGGAGAAGTTTCACCAAAAAGGTGTATTATTGTGGCTAAATACAGCCCCGTGGGAACAGAATCAGCAGAATCAGGAGAAAcactttcaagtatttttacttGCAGTCAAAAAGCATCCCACAGGTTTACACCTGCTGATAATTCTGGCATGGAAAACAAAGTAGTTAACATCAGGGCACCAAATCAGGCAACTCCTCTGAGTTGGTATAAAAAGAATGCCAGTGGCCCACTTACTAAATCCTCTTCAAAGGATAACAACAGTGCAGAAGATGATCATGGTTTAAACAGCAAGCAAAGTATAGCAGAGAAAAAGACACATCTTTTGTTTGACCAGAAATGTGAGACTCTGACAAATACTTATGCAGCCTCATCTCTCAAGTCTCCTGATCTCCAAGGAGTCCCATCCTCTTTCAGCTCGCCTTTGCGAGTCACTAAATGGCCTCCTGCTAACAGTGTACAAGTCAGTTCACGTAAAGCTTCACCTGAGCTGAACGGTGCAGCAGCAAACGCCGAGTCAGAACAGGAGGAGAAACCTGATGATTCGGATATTAATGCTAGCGGTGAACTGGACATTAATGTTCAGACCAATATCTTCGGACCAAAGAAGAAGTTCAAACCTGTCATCCAAAAACCAATTCCAAAAGACACGTCACTGCACAGTGCCCTAATGGAAGCCATTCAGacaggaggggggaaagaaaaactgagaaaggtAAAgtggagactttttttttagcCTGTTCAGACTGCAGAGCCCTGTATTCACCCCGTCAGACACCAGAGGTTTTATAACTGGTAGAGTTGCTGATGAGCTCGAGTACACAAGGCATTTGAAAAATTTATATTGGCAAAATACAGACCAAGCCACTGCTTATTCTGCACGTCCCTTATATTACGCAATGCCATTGCTGCTCCACTAGCTAGAGGAGGCAGAGGGTTCAGAGATACAGCATAAATGAAACGTAACTGAGGCTAGCCTAAGAGCCAAACCTGCATGGCAATGTGTTATGTCAGAACAGGAACACACAGCGTAGAGAAAACACctgcaatgaaagaaaaaaacattactaGGTGATACTAGTTTGCCACTGACTTCATGCTCGGGAGATATGAGACTGCATCTGGAAGTACGCATATCCTCACCGTTCAGTAAGGGTTATAAAAGGCCAAAAGAAGACAGACTGACTAGTCTCCATAGCTTGCATTCTGGTACAAGcgccaaaaatatttttaatagtgtttCCAAACTACCTTTAAGTAAATGCCTAATAACAGTGTGAGGTTTATTCTTTTTGTATTCTAGGTTTCAGACAGTGCACTAAATGGCAATCACAGGAAACCCTCATATACTGAGCCGGAGAATGAGCGCGCAGCTCTACTAGCAGCGATTAGAGGCCACAGTGGCATCTCAAAGCTgaaaaaggtaagaaataaaGATGGTAAGTGATCTTTCAAATGCAGTCTGTTACTGCTGGGTGTTTTGAATGAACCCAGAAATGTCACAAACTAAACTTTgtgctgcaaagagaaaagttGATGGGGAGCTAACATGACACAAGACCAGATCTGACTTACACAGATAGCATAGCGGGTCTGGTCCTATCATCTGCTATAAAATTTAACTTTCAAATGGTGTGCTTTTAACTGAGAAAGAAGCAGGTAGAAATCCAAATTAATTACAGGGAGTATACATAAAAGACATCCAATATTCATAGTTTTCACATTTAGGTGGGGGGTTTTGCACTTTAGAAGTTTGCAGTTAGATTGATGTATTTGCATTACCTGCTATATGCATCCAATCCCAGTTATCCGAAAAGAAACTCTAGGGCTTCTTCATGCATGCTGTTCATCTGTTAACATGAGCTGGTGCATGCAAGTTGTATGCAAGTAATTGATGTTGATGGAACATCAACTTTCACCACAGCAGGATGATTCCTTCTGTCTGAAAGATTTACCTAATTATTACAGCATCTCTTACTCCTAGTAGCCAAAACCTGCATTGTTCTAGCCTTAATTTTCACTCAGTTCACTGTGTCAGCCAAGGATGTGTATTCGGCAAGGAGGTTTTGATTTCCCTCATGCAATGACTCAGTCCATTAGCACACATCAAGATAGCTGGCAATAGATAGAAAGAATCTCTTGCTTGTGTTAGGGAATTACTTTGTTTCTCAAATCAAATATCTTACTGCCCTTGCTGCAGGTAGGGTACCACTTCCTCTGAGCCTGAGAGCGGGACATACTAGGCAGCAGCCTTCTTGACATGCTTAACTGCATTCTGCGTTTATTTGGAATTAATGTGAATTTGTGTGGAAGAGGCTCTGACAGTGAAGTGGTGGTGTATTATCACAGAGACTTTTTGGAATACTCTGCTCCAGCAGAGAAGCTTTTGCCATCATTTTAAAGGAAGTTGCCTGGAAACCGAACACTTCTTTATCACACCACATCACCTGTGCTAGTTAAAGCATTATGTTTGTATGTGTACAGGGCAAGATACAGATACCCTGTGATGAAAGGGCTGTACCTTTCATGTTATCTCAAGTGTTCAAATTTTATCTGACATGTCATTCCCATATGTCGTGTTTGTGTGTGCAATGAAGAAATAGAATATAGGAGCTCCCTGAATGTAGATTATTTGATGGAGATGAATCCTTCCATTTTTCACTAGAGAAgttttgtgcctcagtttctctgagAAAGGAATGCTAATGCATCTGCTTGAAAACCTCACATTTGGCACATGATATTGAATTGCCTAATAATCACCAAATCGTTGTAATTACTAACAATTTATCATGATTACTACCAGTGATGTtgttaacagcaaaaatatttgttgagACAGTTGACAGAAAAGCTGGCTTAGTCTGAAAGATTGCCTCCTCCCCCTGCATTCATTTAAAGTAGGATGATTTTCCAAGCTGGCAATTCGGGAAGAAATTTTAGTTTCAGAAATTCCACAGAAACACGCTTGGAAGAGTAATCAAATTCTTTTGTTCTCAGTGCTTTCACTTAGTTCTCTCTGGTCCTATTTTACTTTATGGTTTTTTAGTATGGCTGGAAACTTCAGgtttgacagcatttttttcaatgaagCCATGTCTGAGAGCTCAGTTCTAGAAGAACCTCCCTGTCATCTGAGATTATTTCTGTGCAGCCAGACTGCAAAAAGTAATGAGATTCTTGGGTGGCTATTGCAGCTTTAAAATCTTCCCGATTCCCAAACCCATGTGGTTGTTTCCAAATGAATACCAAGTCCAGCTTTCTCTTTTACCTTACACGCCAAGAAGACTTACAGGATGCTGGAGCTCACAGTAAATAAAGATTGAGTTTCTGAGACAGAGTCAATGCCAAACCCTTGATGCTGGTAATCAGCCCAACTGAGTGATGTGATTGAGTAGTAACAGATGTTCAACCCTATGAGCAAACAAAAGTTCTATGTGGTTTACATCATTCAAGCAAAGTGAAATTGGGGTACTGAAAGTGCGTCAAATATCATATAATTACAGTTCAGTCATGCTTAATGTTAATCATCTCCTTTCAACTGCATCATGAGCAGATCTCTTCACTGGCCTCCAAAGAGCTGCAGAGTCTTAGGAACGCAGAACTGTCcttgcagaaggcagaagaCCCTCAGGAAGAGCAGCTTTGTATtccaccagcccctgccctgccaccaccaccacctcccactcagctggcagctgcagctcctaAATCCTCTGCCACAGCTACAGGTAACCCCGGGGAGGCCAGGCAAGCCCTAATGGAAGCCATTCGCtctggtgctggagcagcaaaGTTAAGAAAGGTAAATgtacttttatattttattgtggATGAAGCAACCTATGCTTGCTGTGCTTCGAGAGCCATTTATAAACTGTTCTAGccacacatttctttcttccatcaGAGGAAGGTACATGCACTGTTCTCTCTGACTGAATCAAAGATCAGGAGTGTATTTCAAACCTTTGAACAGCTACTAAAACATACTGTTAAGACTAAAACATGCCTGTGCATAGATGCAACTGTATGAATAGTCAATACTTTTTAAAGACAACATCAAGAGTGTGAAcatcatttcagaaagcattttcatgCCATTTTCATTCTTGTGAATCTGAGATAATACTGAGTGTCCTTTAGACAAGGTGAATCTAAGAAAGATCAGTTATGAGACCCTGAAGCAAATTAGAACTAAGTGTTCTCTCCTACTTTCAGTACCGTGTCCTAGACTTTGATTCCCAACACTTACACCTTGGTCGCACATGCCGAGAACTCTCGGTAAAATTGTGGTGTTGTTTTAATGTGTACCTGAGCTTCATTTATTGGATGATGGatgtttcactgctgctgtcagtcaGCTCCCATATGGTTAAATGCTCAGTTCCCCAGGTGTGATTTTTGGAGTAAATTCACTTACCTCTTTGATCGAATGTCTTCCTAACCTCAAGTTACACTGCATTTTCTTGGTAAAGGGAAGCAAATCAATTGGCCTTTGTGGAATCATCCCAATACTGAGCTGCAGTATCCAAGAATCGGCTTTGATCTGAGGACTGCAGGGTGTGTACAAAAGCAGATGCAGTTTTCCCAACACATGACTTAGCTGATGCCAACCATAAATGTGTAAAAAGTTTTAACCTTTTTTACTTCtcctctttaaaataatttaaaaatgcaatcaaattttaatgttaaaaagtagccaaaaaaatcttgtttctggTAAACCAGAAATTCCACAGAATCGCACAGATTCAAACGAATCAGTGTTTCAGGGAACTTTACATTAGCATGCAAACAGAAATCTGGATTTGCAGTTACTTGTCATGTTAAAAATTACATCTATACTACACGTACTGTTATGGGGAGTGGCTGAAGtcacttggtttgttcagcttaGAGAAGGCTAAGGGGTGATCTCATCACAGTCTACAACTTCCTGAAGGAGGGCAGTGGAGGGGGAGATGCTGATC comes from the Falco rusticolus isolate bFalRus1 chromosome 3, bFalRus1.pri, whole genome shotgun sequence genome and includes:
- the COBL gene encoding protein cordon-bleu isoform X4 encodes the protein MKARAPPPPNQPSAASRTHSEHKSPAETAVISDQNLVSMKENMINRSVDFTVILPSGVEQKSTVQGSKAVMDLLVDLCSQYRLNPSQHSLELKSSGTQQPLSYKPNTLIGALDVQTVLLKEKVPEEKTKRPLPRVPEKSVRLVVNYLKTQKAVVRVSPEVPLHNIIPAICEKCEVSQEHIVLLRDGITGEELELTKSLEELGIKELYAWDRKRVPPSKTQSEPSLNYREPSRKASVSNDAIEKEKTRLLGLFKTDRRSSKTEEHMMNRNCGEEDVFSSASTSEGSLDGFSTAPNSPSVNSRSSSLGPSLSLGNISGMTANPEVKKRRAPPPPVVTPVLQNVEMSGQEKTAAQISQGTSLNDLQRKKRRAPLPPTASAPPTPAMPNRTEEREDKRKSTMGDGRQVPQKPPRGTARGPPQLVIPPPPPYPPPDRDIVDPTVCYREADVATPTELVPKQSLLPAHDNVYVVDDTVLELSEVEETASESSCFASEDTTEDSGVVSSPSDIVSLDSQNDSMKPRDIKLINGYMDSAETDAMYGTEMYSAKNVYCNSVESNSAPQSRRDEEMALTKHENEDILISAKLQQTLTGLDEDLEAVDGISVSDSKHINEVLSPHRRKVEAAQDLTVSIPVTVIDDAPEVSTSNSAGNQETETRVSQNISAVNTGNFTNKNNNAGSFDKGHTDEGAVCISKDLIHQQPSESEFSHLPVEQRRDIFESLTSSFEKRSEKNLRLDPPNKHGGKSEDCKSKLTPSHSKATAEISTAKEKINSFNECSNRERVLKKSRSELEIKWPPAKKVEVEEVTSTPTWYHRAQNSGTNYEPKMGLTTFKVVPPKPEVKHFDRGVSLSAGAIKIDELGNLIGANASACKHIPGTSTDESEEIHLGKVKAFWRSSSMEKQSDDLAEHLPKKSAVTANSKPFTMKHEHKPVCLAAPKPVAPQTVNTQVAERQSENERTKPPLPVTQSQVTPLVTTTINKDRLELPFVKPHRRTSSQYVASAIARHINITTFKSDPVEYHEKDENKQGAGEVKTEGEVSPKRCIIVAKYSPVGTESAESGETLSSIFTCSQKASHRFTPADNSGMENKVVNIRAPNQATPLSWYKKNASGPLTKSSSKDNNSAEDDHGLNSKQSIAEKKTHLLFDQKCETLTNTYAASSLKSPDLQGVPSSFSSPLRVTKWPPANSVQVSSRKASPELNGAAANAESEQEEKPDDSDINASGELDINVQTNIFGPKKKFKPVIQKPIPKDTSLHSALMEAIQTGGGKEKLRKVSDSALNGNHRKPSYTEPENERAALLAAIRGHSGISKLKKISSLASKELQSLRNAELSLQKAEDPQEEQLCIPPAPALPPPPPPTQLAAAAPKSSATATGNPGEARQALMEAIRSGAGAAKLRKVPLLV
- the COBL gene encoding protein cordon-bleu isoform X3, coding for METLVRPGASKPPSGRRMKARAPPPPNQPSAASRTHSEHKSPAETAVISDQNLVSMKENMINRSVDFTVILPSGVEQKSTVQGSKAVMDLLVDLCSQYRLNPSQHSLELKSSGTQQPLSYKPNTLIGALDVQTVLLKEKVPEEKTKRPLPRVPEKSVRLVVNYLKTQKAVVRVSPEVPLHNIIPAICEKCEVSQEHIVLLRDGITGEELELTKSLEELGIKELYAWDRKREPSRKASVSNDAIEKEKTRLLGLFKTDRRSSKTEEHMMNRNCGEEDVFSSASTSEGSLDGFSTAPNSPSVNSRSSSLGPSLSLGNISGMTANPEVKKRRAPPPPVVTPVLQNVEMSGQEKTAAQISQGTSLNDLQRKKRRAPLPPTASAPPTPAMPNRTEEREDKRKSTMGDGRQVPQKPPRGTARGPPQLVIPPPPPYPPPDRDIVDPTVCYREADVATPTELVPKQSLLPAHDNVYVVDDTVLELSEVEETASESSCFASEDTTEDSGVVSSPSDIVSLDSQNDSMKPRDIKLINGYMDSAETDAMYGTEMYSAKNVYCNSVESNSAPQSRRDEEMALTKHENEDILISAKLQQTLTGLDEDLEAVDGISVSDSKHINEVLSPHRRKVEAAQDLTVSIPVTVIDDAPEVSTSNSAGNQETETRVSQNISAVNTGNFTNKNNNAGSFDKGHTDEGAVCISKDLIHQQPSESEFSHLPVEQRRDIFESLTSSFEKRSEKNLRLDPPNKHGGKSEDCKSKLTPSHSKATAEISTAKEKINSFNECSNRERVLKKSRSELEIKWPPAKKVEVEEVTSTPTWYHRAQNSGTNYEPKMGLTTFKVVPPKPEVKHFDRGVSLSAGAIKIDELGNLIGANASACKHIPGTSTDESEEIHLGKVKAFWRSSSMEKQSDDLAEHLPKKSAVTANSKPFTMKHEHKPVCLAAPKPVAPQTVNTQVAERQSENERTKPPLPVTQSQVTPLVTTTINKDRLELPFVKPHRRTSSQYVASAIARHINITTFKSDPVEYHEKDENKQGAGEVKTEGEVSPKRCIIVAKYSPVGTESAESGETLSSIFTCSQKASHRFTPADNSGMENKVVNIRAPNQATPLSWYKKNASGPLTKSSSKDNNSAEDDHGLNSKQSIAEKKTHLLFDQKCETLTNTYAASSLKSPDLQGVPSSFSSPLRVTKWPPANSVQVSSRKASPELNGAAANAESEQEEKPDDSDINASGELDINVQTNIFGPKKKFKPVIQKPIPKDTSLHSALMEAIQTGGGKEKLRKVSDSALNGNHRKPSYTEPENERAALLAAIRGHSGISKLKKISSLASKELQSLRNAELSLQKAEDPQEEQLCIPPAPALPPPPPPTQLAAAAPKSSATATGNPGEARQALMEAIRSGAGAAKLRKVPLLV
- the COBL gene encoding protein cordon-bleu isoform X1 — encoded protein: METLVRPGASKPPSGRRMKARAPPPPNQPSAASRTHSEHKSPAETAVISDQNLVSMKENMINRSVDFTVILPSGVEQKSTVQGSKAVMDLLVDLCSQYRLNPSQHSLELKSSGTQQPLSYKPNTLIGALDVQTVLLKEKVPEEKTKRPLPRVPEKSVRLVVNYLKTQKAVVRVSPEVPLHNIIPAICEKCEVSQEHIVLLRDGITGEELELTKSLEELGIKELYAWDRKRVPPSKTQSEPSLNYREPSRKASVSNDAIEKEKTRLLGLFKTDRRSSKTEEHMMNRNCGEEDVFSSASTSEGSLDGFSTAPNSPSVNSRSSSLGPSLSLGNISGMTANPEVKKRRAPPPPVVTPVLQNVEMSGQEKTAAQISQGTSLNDLQRKKRRAPLPPTASAPPTPAMPNRTEEREDKRKSTMGDGRQVPQKPPRGTARGPPQLVIPPPPPYPPPDRDIVDPTVCYREADVATPTELVPKQSLLPAHDNVYVVDDTVLELSEVEETASESSCFASEDTTEDSGVVSSPSDIVSLDSQNDSMKPRDIKLINGYMDSAETDAMYGTEMYSAKNVYCNSVESNSAPQSRRDEEMALTKHENEDILISAKLQQTLTGLDEDLEAVDGISVSDSKHINEVLSPHRRKVEAAQDLTVSIPVTVIDDAPEVSTSNSAGNQETETRVSQNISAVNTGNFTNKNNNAGSFDKGHTDEGAVCISKDLIHQQPSESEFSHLPVEQRRDIFESLTSSFEKRSEKNLRLDPPNKHGGKSEDCKSKLTPSHSKATAEISTAKEKINSFNECSNRERVLKKSRSELEIKWPPAKKVEVEEVTSTPTWYHRAQNSGTNYEPKMGLTTFKVVPPKPEVKHFDRGVSLSAGAIKIDELGNLIGANASACKHIPGTSTDESEEIHLGKVKAFWRSSSMEKQSDDLAEHLPKKSAVTANSKPFTMKHEHKPVCLAAPKPVAPQTVNTQVAERQSENERTKPPLPVTQSQVTPLVTTTINKDRLELPFVKPHRRTSSQYVASAIARHINITTFKSDPVEYHEKDENKQGAGEVKTEGEVSPKRCIIVAKYSPVGTESAESGETLSSIFTCSQKASHRFTPADNSGMENKVVNIRAPNQATPLSWYKKNASGPLTKSSSKDNNSAEDDHGLNSKQSIAEKKTHLLFDQKCETLTNTYAASSLKSPDLQGVPSSFSSPLRVTKWPPANSVQVSSRKASPELNGAAANAESEQEEKPDDSDINASGELDINVQTNIFGPKKKFKPVIQKPIPKDTSLHSALMEAIQTGGGKEKLRKVSDSALNGNHRKPSYTEPENERAALLAAIRGHSGISKLKKISSLASKELQSLRNAELSLQKAEDPQEEQLCIPPAPALPPPPPPTQLAAAAPKSSATATGNPGEARQALMEAIRSGAGAAKLRKVPLLV
- the COBL gene encoding protein cordon-bleu isoform X5, with amino-acid sequence METLVRPGASKPPSGRRMKARAPPPPNQPSAASRTHSEHKSPAETAVISDQNLVSMKENMINRSVDFTVILPSGVEQKSTVQGSKAVMDLLVDLCSQYRLNPSQHSLELKSSGTQQPLSYKPNTLIGALDVQTVLLKEKVPEEKTKRPLPRVPEKSVRLVVNYLKTQKAVVRVSPEVPLHNIIPAICEKCEVSQEHIVLLRDGITGEELELTKSLEELGIKELYAWDRKRVPPSKTQSEPSLNYREPSRKASVSNDAIEKEKTRLLGLFKTDRRSSKGFSTAPNSPSVNSRSSSLGPSLSLGNISGMTANPEVKKRRAPPPPVVTPVLQNVEMSGQEKTAAQISQGTSLNDLQRKKRRAPLPPTASAPPTPAMPNRTEEREDKRKSTMGDGRQVPQKPPRGTARGPPQLVIPPPPPYPPPDRDIVDPTVCYREADVATPTELVPKQSLLPAHDNVYVVDDTVLELSEVEETASESSCFASEDTTEDSGVVSSPSDIVSLDSQNDSMKPRDIKLINGYMDSAETDAMYGTEMYSAKNVYCNSVESNSAPQSRRDEEMALTKHENEDILISAKLQQTLTGLDEDLEAVDGISVSDSKHINEVLSPHRRKVEAAQDLTVSIPVTVIDDAPEVSTSNSAGNQETETRVSQNISAVNTGNFTNKNNNAGSFDKGHTDEGAVCISKDLIHQQPSESEFSHLPVEQRRDIFESLTSSFEKRSEKNLRLDPPNKHGGKSEDCKSKLTPSHSKATAEISTAKEKINSFNECSNRERVLKKSRSELEIKWPPAKKVEVEEVTSTPTWYHRAQNSGTNYEPKMGLTTFKVVPPKPEVKHFDRGVSLSAGAIKIDELGNLIGANASACKHIPGTSTDESEEIHLGKVKAFWRSSSMEKQSDDLAEHLPKKSAVTANSKPFTMKHEHKPVCLAAPKPVAPQTVNTQVAERQSENERTKPPLPVTQSQVTPLVTTTINKDRLELPFVKPHRRTSSQYVASAIARHINITTFKSDPVEYHEKDENKQGAGEVKTEGEVSPKRCIIVAKYSPVGTESAESGETLSSIFTCSQKASHRFTPADNSGMENKVVNIRAPNQATPLSWYKKNASGPLTKSSSKDNNSAEDDHGLNSKQSIAEKKTHLLFDQKCETLTNTYAASSLKSPDLQGVPSSFSSPLRVTKWPPANSVQVSSRKASPELNGAAANAESEQEEKPDDSDINASGELDINVQTNIFGPKKKFKPVIQKPIPKDTSLHSALMEAIQTGGGKEKLRKVSDSALNGNHRKPSYTEPENERAALLAAIRGHSGISKLKKISSLASKELQSLRNAELSLQKAEDPQEEQLCIPPAPALPPPPPPTQLAAAAPKSSATATGNPGEARQALMEAIRSGAGAAKLRKVPLLV